The sequence ATGGCCGCCGATCTCGGGGTCGGCGTCTCCCGCGGCGGCCTGCTCATCACCTTCTTCGCCGTCGGCATGATCGTCGGGGCGCCCGCGATGGCGATCGCCACCCTGAGGCTGCCCCAAAGGTCCACGCTGGTACTGGCGCTGGCCGTCTTCGCCCTCGGACACGTGATCGCCGCACTCGTCTCCTCCTTCGCGCTGGTGCTGGTCGCCCGCGTGATCACGGCGTTCGCCACCGGCACCTTCTGGGCCGTCGCCGGGGCCGTCGCGCTCGCCGCCGTCGCCCCCAACGCCCGCGCCCGCGCTTCCGGCATGATCATCAGCGGTATCGGCCTGGCCACGGTGATCGGCGTCCCGATCGGATCCCTGGTCGGCAATCACATCGGCTGGCGCGGCGCGTTCTGGGCCCTGGCCGCCCTCGCCGGCGTCGTCGCCCTGGTCATCGGCCGCTTCATCCCCGCCGCCTCCCACACCGACGGCGTACCCTCCGTACGGTCGCAGTTCGCGGCGCTGCGCTCGGGGCGCTTCTGGCTCACCTGGGTCGCGGGCGTACTGCTGCTGGGCGGAGTCATGGCCGTCTACTCCTATGTCGCACCGCTGCTCACCGACCGGGCCGGCGTCCCCACCGGCGCCGTCTCCCTGATCCTCGTCGGTTACGGCATCGGCGCCCTGATCGGCACGAACATCGGCGGACGTCTCGGTGACCGCGCGCCACTGGCCGCGCTGGCCGGTGCGGCCCTGATCGCCTTCCTGGTCCTGGCCCTGCTGCAGACCCCGCTGTCCACCGACCCGGTGGCCACCGTCGTGCTGCTGATACTGATGGGCCTGGCCGGCCAGTCGGTGCCCCCGGTCGCCAGCACCCTGGCCGTGCGCTTCGCGGGCAACGCGCCCACCCTCGCCTACGCGCTTTCCGCCTCGGCGTTCAACGTCGGCATCGCGGGCGGCTCCCTCACCGCCGGCGTCGCGCTGGACTCCTCGCCGGGCCTGACCGGTCCGGCGCTGGTGGGCATGCTCATGGTCGCACTCGCCCTGGTGCCGCTGGCCGCGCTCGGCGCCCTGCGCGCCACCCGCA is a genomic window of Streptomyces sp. NBC_00414 containing:
- a CDS encoding MFS transporter, whose translation is MSSSPEQSAKLPFVVWLLTLGTFLMGTTEFIVAGILPEMAADLGVGVSRGGLLITFFAVGMIVGAPAMAIATLRLPQRSTLVLALAVFALGHVIAALVSSFALVLVARVITAFATGTFWAVAGAVALAAVAPNARARASGMIISGIGLATVIGVPIGSLVGNHIGWRGAFWALAALAGVVALVIGRFIPAASHTDGVPSVRSQFAALRSGRFWLTWVAGVLLLGGVMAVYSYVAPLLTDRAGVPTGAVSLILVGYGIGALIGTNIGGRLGDRAPLAALAGAALIAFLVLALLQTPLSTDPVATVVLLILMGLAGQSVPPVASTLAVRFAGNAPTLAYALSASAFNVGIAGGSLTAGVALDSSPGLTGPALVGMLMVALALVPLAALGALRATRTDVPALPASEPSRARGTEEPSRTAEEARA